The nucleotide sequence TCAAGCATACTTACTGAAGATGAAAATCCGGCAAATACTACTGAGAGAAAAAACAGAATACCGAATATATAACCACCAGGCATTTTGGCAAAAACAGTCGGGATGCTGACAAACAAAAGTCCGGGGCCGGCTGCCGGATCCAGGCCAAATGCAAACACCGCGGGGATGATGGCTAACGCAGCCAGCATTGATGCCATAAAATTAAACAGTACGGCCTGTATTGAAGCGGATGGTATATCCGTATCATCACGGGCATAACTTCCGTAAACCAGCATTGTTGCCCCACCAAGACTTAATGTAAAGAATGCCTGTCCGAGAGCCATAATCCAGGTTTTGACTTCAGCAAGTTTAGACCATTCAGGAACAAAAATATATTTTATACCGTCCATCGCCCCTGTCAGTGTTACTGATCTTATTACCAAAATGAGCAGAATAACAAATAGTATAGGCATCATAATTTTATTTGCTTTTTCGATACCGCGCTGGACACCGAAAAATACAATTACCATGGTCCCGATAACTGCAGCTGCATGCCATCCTATGGTATTTGCAGTACCGGTAAAGGTTCCGAAATATTCCGGAATATTTATTACATTGAAGGCTCCTGTAAATGACAAAACGAAGTATTTCAGAAGCCAGCCTATCACTATGGCGTAAAATATAAAAATGGAAAAAACAGCCGCTACCGGAATAAAACCTAAAGCTGCCCCGATTTTGCCGGTCCCTTTTTTCTTTTCTTCAAAAACTTTTTCAAAAGCTCCGATCGCTCCTTTTACCTGACTTCTGCCGAATGCCCATTCTTCCATAAGTCCGACACTGGCAATGCCGAAAACAAAAATTAAATACGGAATCAGGAATGCCGCGCCGCCGTATTCACCTATACGCCATGAAAAAAGCCATATATTTCCAAGACCTATTGCTGATCCCACACTGACCAGTATAAAACCCATTTTTCCTGTCCACTTCTCTCTTTTCATAAAAGCTCCTTTAATTAACTCTAACTCAATGTTTTAATAAAACTAAATTCAAGCTTTGAATAATTGAACCACTATAAATTTTACCACCCCCATCCCCTCCTAACTCTTTGATAGGAGGGGAGCTAAGTTCCTCCCCAAATTTATGGGAGGCTGGGTAGGGTACTTATCAAAGCTCTCAATTTACAAATATTCTATATGATTGTTATGAAATAATTTGTCAACTGTCTATCATA is from Flexistipes sinusarabici DSM 4947 and encodes:
- a CDS encoding sodium-dependent transporter, which codes for MKREKWTGKMGFILVSVGSAIGLGNIWLFSWRIGEYGGAAFLIPYLIFVFGIASVGLMEEWAFGRSQVKGAIGAFEKVFEEKKKGTGKIGAALGFIPVAAVFSIFIFYAIVIGWLLKYFVLSFTGAFNVINIPEYFGTFTGTANTIGWHAAAVIGTMVIVFFGVQRGIEKANKIMMPILFVILLILVIRSVTLTGAMDGIKYIFVPEWSKLAEVKTWIMALGQAFFTLSLGGATMLVYGSYARDDTDIPSASIQAVLFNFMASMLAALAIIPAVFAFGLDPAAGPGLLFVSIPTVFAKMPGGYIFGILFFLSVVFAGFSSSVSMLEPAVEGFMDKTGFSRGKTVLLLSIVAFLVGLPLDIDMAKFGTWADITTIYVLPFGALVSAVVFFWVFGADKARAEINKNSNIRFGKWFEPYGKYIFVFVAFIVVILNIAYGGIG